Genomic DNA from Paenibacillus sp. KS-LC4:
AATGAACTTCGTCGCTGAATGAACCACGATGTCTGCTCCATGCTCAATTGGACGAAGCAAATACGGGCTTGGGAATGTATTGTCCACGATAAGCGGAATGCCATTCTCATGGGCAACCGCAGCAACCGCTTCAATATCGAGCACATCGCCGCGCGGGTTGCCAATCGTTTCAGCAAAGATCGCCTTCGTATTCGCATTAATTGCCTTGCGGAATTTTTCCGGATCGGAGGAATCAACAAAATGAACTTTAATGCCGAGCTTCGGCAGCGTATGGGCGAATAGATTGTAGGTGCCGCCATAAAGGCTGGCGGAGGAAACAATTTCATCGCCAGCAGATGCAATGTTCAGGATGGAGTAAGTGATTGCTGCTGAACCGGATGCCACGCCAAGTGCGCCAACTCCGCCTTCAAGCTCAGTAATCCGCTTCTCGAACACATCTGTCGTCGGGTTCATAATGCGTGTATAAATATTGCCAAATTCCTCAAGACCAAACAATCTTGCCGCATGATCTGTATCTTTAAAGCCATAGGAAGTCGTCTGATAAATCGGTACCGCACGCGATTGTGTTGCTGGATCAATTTGCTGACCTGCGTGTACCGCTAAAGTTTCAGGTGAATATTGTCTCTCTTGCTTAGCCATTAAAAAAAACCTCCCAGAACGTTAGTTTTTCCAAGCTTATGAATATAACACCCTGCGTCATCACTATTCCTACCCCAAAAGTAGGAATTAAAAATGATTATAGCAGATCTATGCAAAATTATACAGTAGGGAGACGAGCTTTGATATAAAAAAATATTCCGCCAGCCCTTGACAGAACTGGCGGAATACTGATTAAGCAGTCAACATTTGCTCTTACTCAAACGCCTCAAACGGCGTCACAAACTCCGGCATGCCTTCGGCATACGACGTATATTCATACTGCTCGAAAGCAATGGCGATTCCCTCATGCTTCAAATAGAAGGAACGATTCGATTTAATGCCGTTGAACGGTGCAATCAGCGGCAGCTTGCGTTCTTTAATTTGCTTGTTGATCGAAGCATTGATAATGGATAAATACTTCGAATTATAATCGGCAGCTTCCTTCAGCGTCAGCAGCTCGCCGTTACCCAGATCAAATGTATAAGGCACGCGGATGGTTATGCCATGCGCTCCGCCCAGGTAGGAGTAATAATCCACATACAGGCTAAGGCGTCCCTGTTCATTATAAGTCACGTTAAATACGCCCTCGAAGGTAGGCTTGGGAAGCGTAGTTCCCGGATTTTTTTTGATATAAGCTTCGTTTGCGGCCGTTGCTTTAGAAAGATCCTTCTGCCCCGCTGCCACATAGGATTCCGCCTCCTGCTTCAAAAAGGTATTAATTTTCTCCTCAACGGTCTTGTCCTTGAGATCCTCAATGACCGGATAATTGACCAGCAGCGCTTGCTTCTGATTGTTCTCCTGAATCGTGCCCAGCGCAACCGCAAGCTCATTTTCCTTAATGGTATGAATGACTACCGTTTTGCTGCCTTTCTCATAGGAAATGCCGTAGCCCATACGCTCCAGCAAAAAACGCAGCGGCACATAAGCCGAGCCTTTATAAATAAGTGCGGGATCACCATACATCCGCTGGCCATTAATCACATAGCTGCCATCCTCCGGATTCGAGGTTAGCTTGCGGCCTCTGCCATCGAGTGTAATCGTGCGGCTCGCCACATTCCACGTAATATCCAAACCTAGCTTCTCATTGAGCGAGCGAATGCCAATATAGGTGTTGCCGTTAACATTAATCGTTGGGATCGAATATTTGTAGTCGTCAATGATAAAGGGCTGTGGGACGACGCGATAGGTTTGCACAGCCGTTGCCGCTGCTGCCTTCTCTATTGCGGGAAAACCAAATATTGCGGGCGATGCGCCCACTATAAGACTTGCTGCCAAAATCGAAGCAAGGGTACGTTTGTAAGTCATCGGTTTAAAAAGGCTCCTATTCATCATTCATCTTCCTCTCCGTAAATTCATTATCATTGTAGACGCTCCTACCATCAAATAAGTTACAA
This window encodes:
- a CDS encoding DUF4163 domain-containing protein codes for the protein MTYKRTLASILAASLIVGASPAIFGFPAIEKAAAATAVQTYRVVPQPFIIDDYKYSIPTINVNGNTYIGIRSLNEKLGLDITWNVASRTITLDGRGRKLTSNPEDGSYVINGQRMYGDPALIYKGSAYVPLRFLLERMGYGISYEKGSKTVVIHTIKENELAVALGTIQENNQKQALLVNYPVIEDLKDKTVEEKINTFLKQEAESYVAAGQKDLSKATAANEAYIKKNPGTTLPKPTFEGVFNVTYNEQGRLSLYVDYYSYLGGAHGITIRVPYTFDLGNGELLTLKEAADYNSKYLSIINASINKQIKERKLPLIAPFNGIKSNRSFYLKHEGIAIAFEQYEYTSYAEGMPEFVTPFEAFE